A genome region from Clostridium pasteurianum includes the following:
- a CDS encoding glycosyltransferase family 4 protein, with protein MKIALVHDWLTNMGGAERVVINFKELYRDAPIYTTLYNPEKLDGELQNIDVRTSFLQSPKNIKRGHQKLLPFMPMAFENFDLNEYDIVLSSSSSCAKGVITNPNTMHVCYCHTPMRYAWEYYYEYANEWGLNKLKGRLLKYVMNYIRMWDKVSADRVDYFIANSENVAKRIWKHYRRESVVIHPPVRCNLFNISDIDEDYFLIVSRLVPYKKIDLAVQAFNELGLPLVVIGGGKDLERLKTMAKDNIKFLGRQPDEVIKDYYSKCRAFIFPGEEDFGITPLEAQASGRPVIAYGKGGALETVVDGVTGVFFEEQNVNALKVSVEKFEKIKFDKKIIRVHAEEFREEVFKKRINDFIKYKFNEFKNDNHWKMV; from the coding sequence ATGAAAATTGCTTTAGTACATGATTGGCTTACAAATATGGGTGGAGCGGAAAGAGTAGTCATAAATTTTAAGGAGTTATATAGGGATGCTCCTATTTATACTACATTATATAATCCAGAAAAGTTGGACGGTGAACTACAAAATATTGATGTAAGGACGTCTTTTCTTCAAAGCCCTAAAAATATTAAGAGGGGACACCAGAAGTTACTTCCTTTTATGCCTATGGCATTTGAGAACTTTGATTTAAACGAATATGATATTGTTTTAAGCAGCAGTTCTTCATGTGCAAAAGGAGTTATTACAAATCCTAATACGATGCATGTTTGTTACTGTCATACTCCTATGAGGTATGCATGGGAATATTATTATGAATATGCTAATGAATGGGGATTAAATAAATTAAAAGGTAGACTATTAAAGTATGTAATGAATTATATAAGAATGTGGGATAAAGTTTCAGCCGATAGAGTAGATTACTTTATAGCTAACTCTGAAAATGTAGCTAAAAGAATATGGAAACATTATAGACGGGAAAGTGTAGTTATTCATCCTCCTGTAAGATGTAATTTGTTCAATATAAGTGATATTGATGAGGACTATTTTTTAATAGTTTCTAGGTTGGTTCCATATAAAAAAATAGATTTGGCGGTGCAAGCTTTTAATGAATTAGGACTTCCACTAGTTGTAATTGGTGGTGGCAAAGATCTAGAAAGATTAAAAACTATGGCCAAAGATAATATAAAGTTTTTGGGAAGACAGCCAGATGAAGTTATTAAAGATTATTATTCTAAGTGTAGGGCTTTTATATTTCCAGGAGAAGAGGACTTTGGTATAACGCCGCTTGAAGCGCAGGCAAGTGGAAGACCAGTTATAGCATATGGAAAAGGCGGAGCACTTGAGACAGTAGTTGATGGAGTTACAGGGGTGTTCTTTGAAGAGCAAAATGTAAATGCATTAAAAGTATCCGTTGAAAAATTTGAAAAAATTAAATTTGATAAGAAAATTATAAGAGTTCATGCAGAGGAATTTAGGGAAGAAGTATTCAAGAAAAGAATAAATGATTTTATTAAGTATAAATTTAACGAATTTAAAAATGATAATCATTGGAAAATGGTATAG